One Citricoccus sp. K5 DNA window includes the following coding sequences:
- a CDS encoding glycosyltransferase family 4 protein, which translates to MNPEQLATSSEDVQHRPLPRDPIEEGPAAPEAEAMVELLRAELLAVHDELTELTAERAATSWRFSALTLDLPGGTLGAVRGRAREIRRRGITVVKDTLSGRLGPTAAVREAARIAFDQLGSVPREALAEMQRLRRQARGRQLAGAGPLLAIDPADLEGPRAQLWLDLLADRYAARGEGDPTYGAYLDELRRLAQPAGSISTSLDALAQSARQSPRLRGPLAVVNGRAAELSGWLPRIPGGFEPVEPAGRNVVLHLVKESRPYYSNGFTSRSHENFKAERSAGWTPVVLTEPGFPRSVVDADFEKVEVYDGIEHRRLDTGIDYAKVPADRWQEDFAWLAWQQVKQVRPDIIHVSSGRRGFETALVALALKEKTGIPVVYEVRSFFEANWTPDLELEESGEIFRRRMEVETRCMLAADHVLTLGTAMRDEIVSRGVPVEKISLVPNAVNLENFVPGARDEAMAARFGITMPTFGYVSNMDHRREGQELLIEAAVRLKGRGIRAQCVLVGGGSRVETLKGLAARWDIEDRVIFTGPVDHSEVSALYELIDVFVVPRIHERAAVYVTPLKPFEAMALERPVLVSDLPALAEVVEAPERGHTFATGDVESLAEAVAGLLADPAERRRLGAAGRRWIEEERQWRHNGPRYGDVYERVQATSQDRVEAGVAGRSPEGA; encoded by the coding sequence GTGAATCCTGAACAACTAGCCACGAGCTCCGAGGACGTCCAGCACAGGCCCCTGCCGCGGGATCCCATCGAGGAGGGGCCGGCCGCCCCGGAGGCCGAGGCCATGGTGGAACTGCTGCGCGCGGAGCTGCTGGCCGTCCACGACGAGCTGACGGAACTCACGGCCGAGCGCGCGGCGACATCCTGGCGGTTCTCGGCCCTCACCCTGGACCTGCCCGGCGGGACGCTCGGCGCGGTCCGGGGCCGGGCCCGGGAGATCCGGCGCCGGGGCATCACGGTGGTCAAGGACACGCTGTCCGGTCGTCTGGGCCCGACGGCGGCCGTCCGGGAAGCGGCCCGGATCGCCTTCGACCAGTTGGGCAGTGTTCCCCGGGAGGCCCTGGCCGAGATGCAGCGGCTCCGGCGCCAGGCCAGGGGCCGCCAGTTGGCCGGTGCCGGCCCCCTGCTGGCCATCGACCCGGCGGACCTCGAGGGGCCCCGAGCCCAGCTCTGGCTGGACCTGCTGGCCGACCGGTACGCCGCACGCGGCGAGGGGGACCCGACCTACGGCGCCTACCTGGACGAGCTGCGTCGGCTGGCCCAGCCGGCAGGGAGCATCTCCACCTCACTCGACGCGCTGGCCCAGTCGGCCCGCCAGTCGCCGCGGCTCCGCGGCCCCCTGGCCGTGGTGAACGGCCGTGCCGCCGAACTGTCCGGCTGGCTGCCCCGCATCCCCGGCGGCTTCGAGCCGGTGGAGCCGGCCGGCCGCAACGTGGTCTTGCACCTGGTCAAGGAATCCCGTCCGTACTACTCCAACGGCTTCACCTCCCGCAGCCACGAGAACTTCAAGGCCGAGCGGTCCGCCGGTTGGACACCGGTGGTGTTGACGGAGCCCGGATTCCCCCGATCGGTGGTGGATGCGGACTTCGAGAAGGTCGAAGTCTACGACGGCATCGAGCACCGTCGCCTGGACACGGGGATCGACTATGCGAAGGTCCCGGCCGACCGCTGGCAGGAGGACTTCGCCTGGCTCGCCTGGCAGCAGGTCAAGCAGGTCCGGCCGGACATCATTCACGTATCCTCGGGACGCCGTGGCTTCGAGACCGCACTCGTGGCCCTGGCCCTCAAGGAGAAGACGGGGATTCCCGTGGTCTACGAGGTGCGCTCCTTCTTCGAGGCGAACTGGACGCCGGACCTGGAACTCGAGGAGTCCGGCGAGATCTTCCGGCGCCGCATGGAGGTCGAGACGCGGTGCATGCTGGCCGCCGACCACGTGCTCACCCTCGGGACCGCCATGCGGGACGAGATCGTCTCCCGCGGGGTCCCCGTGGAGAAGATCAGCCTCGTGCCGAACGCGGTGAACTTGGAGAACTTCGTACCCGGAGCGCGGGATGAGGCCATGGCCGCCCGGTTCGGGATCACCATGCCGACCTTCGGCTACGTCTCCAACATGGACCACCGCCGTGAAGGTCAGGAGTTGCTGATCGAGGCGGCTGTGCGCCTCAAGGGGCGGGGCATCCGGGCCCAGTGTGTCTTGGTGGGCGGCGGCAGCCGCGTCGAGACCCTCAAGGGGCTGGCCGCGCGGTGGGACATTGAGGACCGCGTGATCTTCACCGGCCCCGTGGACCACTCCGAGGTGTCCGCCCTGTACGAGCTCATCGATGTCTTCGTGGTGCCCCGCATCCACGAGCGAGCGGCCGTCTACGTCACTCCCCTCAAGCCTTTCGAGGCCATGGCCCTGGAGCGGCCGGTCCTGGTCAGCGACCTGCCCGCCTTGGCGGAGGTCGTCGAGGCCCCCGAACGCGGCCACACCTTCGCAACCGGGGACGTGGAGTCCCTGGCCGAGGCCGTGGCCGGACTGCTGGCCGACCCCGCCGAACGGCGGCGTCTCGGTGCGGCCGGACGACGTTGGATCGAGGAGGAACGGCAGTGGAGGCATAACGGACCGAGGTATGGCGACGTCTACGAGCGCGTCCAGGCCACCTCCCAGGACCGGGTCGAGGCCGGCGTCGCCGGTCGGAGCCCCGAAGGAGCATGA
- a CDS encoding glycosyltransferase has translation MSVQLELQGFNPAPGSPVHEALAAVRNGTVSQGAPPALVAYTPVARMNPYQALTYRHFGDEGLAVSPVLDPESFESLLPLAEHTGGIVLHLHWLNTVLRGAKSREQAEDLMDRYLLKLRRFREGGGRVVWTVHNLAPHDAVYLNVERALQQAVADLADLVHVMSPDTPGLVADFLQLDPERVVVSPHPSYLGAYPDVVLRDQARTMLGLSEDEIVYVVFGAIKAYKGIEVLLDGFDRLRETDGTPRRLLIAGGPDRDRRTRALLRRLRMHPQVLLHDVKVPNEQVQYLLRAADLMVLPHQVALNSGAALLGPTFDLPLVANRVGVLPGTLGEGFTEFIDGAAPAAVADALARADRLVAPAARAAARDFARGHHAETVSTDLARQIRHRLGLPDPAAAER, from the coding sequence ATGAGCGTGCAACTGGAACTGCAGGGGTTCAACCCGGCCCCGGGATCACCCGTCCACGAGGCACTGGCGGCCGTGCGCAATGGCACCGTCTCCCAGGGCGCCCCGCCGGCGCTGGTCGCCTACACCCCGGTGGCGCGGATGAATCCGTACCAGGCACTGACCTACCGCCACTTCGGGGACGAGGGCCTGGCGGTGTCCCCGGTCCTGGATCCCGAATCCTTCGAGTCCCTGCTGCCGCTGGCCGAGCACACCGGAGGCATAGTCCTGCACCTGCACTGGCTGAACACCGTGCTGCGCGGGGCCAAGAGCCGGGAGCAGGCGGAGGATCTCATGGACCGGTATCTGCTGAAGCTACGCCGCTTCCGGGAGGGCGGCGGCCGCGTGGTGTGGACGGTGCACAATCTGGCCCCCCATGACGCCGTGTATCTCAACGTCGAACGCGCCCTGCAGCAGGCGGTAGCCGACCTCGCTGACCTGGTGCACGTCATGAGCCCGGATACGCCCGGTCTGGTGGCCGATTTCCTCCAGCTGGATCCCGAGCGGGTGGTGGTCTCCCCGCATCCGAGCTACCTCGGCGCCTACCCTGATGTCGTCCTGCGGGACCAGGCCCGCACCATGCTGGGCCTGTCCGAGGACGAGATCGTGTACGTGGTGTTCGGTGCCATCAAGGCGTACAAGGGGATCGAGGTGCTGCTGGACGGCTTCGACCGTCTCCGGGAGACCGACGGTACCCCGCGGCGGTTGCTGATCGCCGGCGGACCGGACCGGGACCGTCGCACCCGCGCCCTGCTCCGCAGGCTGAGAATGCACCCGCAGGTGCTACTGCATGACGTCAAGGTCCCCAATGAGCAGGTGCAGTACCTGTTGAGGGCCGCGGACCTCATGGTGCTTCCCCACCAGGTGGCCCTGAACTCGGGGGCGGCTCTGCTGGGACCGACCTTCGATCTGCCCCTGGTGGCCAACCGCGTCGGCGTCCTGCCCGGCACCCTGGGGGAGGGCTTCACCGAGTTCATTGACGGGGCCGCACCGGCCGCCGTCGCCGATGCCCTCGCCCGCGCCGACCGGCTGGTGGCACCCGCGGCGCGCGCGGCGGCCCGGGACTTCGCCCGAGGGCACCATGCGGAGACGGTGAGCACGGACCTCGCCCGGCAGATCCGCCACCGGCTGGGCCTCCCCGATCCCGCCGCTGCCGAACGCTAG
- a CDS encoding glycosyltransferase, translating into MTGEHTIQHHIIDDEPERSPEEENRILRQELRSVHEELTTLAAERDALAALWDERDARAGLKGRATTARQQLGRLRRRHREGEVNALQAGRQLLRIGYASTLQGPVEWTSRFKEARSRAITTRYEGDKPLERAKKPAAYQQGLLWKDVLEPSRRTDPAFLKSARFLAIKTGNVSEELRVVAELGPVDHQIRLSIPQVNGKARELSGWIPRIPGPRTPIRPVSDRRVMHLLKESSPYFSNGFTSRSHHNLLAEREAGLDPVVVTELGFPRSVTEDEFALVEELDGIAHHRLDTGIDYRKTAYDRWLEDFAWIAYQKVRELRPAVIHVSSGRRGFETALVALALREKTGIPVVYEVRSFFETTWTDEAEVEETSEVYRRRYGVETMCMLEADAVLTLGTAMREEIMSRGVPAERIDIVPNGVSLAHFHSGPRNAELAAGYGIKGPTFGYVSNMDHRREGQEVLIRAASILKERGVDAQCVLVGGGGRLEGLRKLTQLYDVVDRVLFTGPVDHMDIADHYGLIDVFVVPRIHERAAEYVTPLKPFEAMAMERPVVVSDLPALIEIVDAPHRGRVFKAADAAALATVIQGLLSDQAERQQLGAAGRAWIEAERQWSHNGQRYRTVYERVVRRTAEDRGDKGNEPGDQTAAISMGA; encoded by the coding sequence GTGACCGGGGAGCACACCATTCAGCACCACATCATCGACGACGAGCCCGAAAGGTCCCCGGAGGAGGAGAACCGGATCCTGCGCCAGGAACTCCGGTCCGTCCACGAGGAGCTGACCACACTGGCCGCAGAGCGCGACGCACTCGCGGCCCTCTGGGACGAACGCGATGCCCGTGCCGGACTCAAGGGCCGGGCGACCACAGCACGCCAGCAGCTGGGACGGCTGCGCCGCCGCCACCGTGAAGGAGAGGTCAATGCCCTCCAGGCCGGCCGGCAGCTGCTCCGGATCGGCTACGCCAGCACCCTGCAGGGACCGGTGGAATGGACTTCCCGGTTCAAAGAGGCCCGGAGCCGCGCCATCACCACCCGGTACGAGGGGGACAAGCCCCTCGAACGGGCCAAGAAGCCGGCGGCCTATCAGCAGGGACTGCTGTGGAAGGACGTGCTGGAGCCGTCCCGGCGCACGGATCCGGCATTCCTGAAGTCGGCTCGCTTCCTCGCCATCAAGACCGGAAACGTCAGCGAGGAGTTGAGGGTCGTGGCCGAGCTGGGGCCCGTGGACCACCAGATCCGGCTATCGATCCCGCAGGTCAATGGGAAGGCACGGGAACTGTCCGGATGGATCCCCCGCATACCCGGCCCGAGGACACCGATCAGACCGGTCTCCGACCGTCGGGTGATGCACCTCCTGAAGGAGTCCAGTCCTTACTTCTCCAATGGCTTCACCTCCCGAAGCCACCACAATCTCCTGGCCGAGCGGGAAGCGGGACTCGACCCGGTGGTGGTGACCGAGCTGGGATTCCCACGGTCGGTGACTGAAGACGAGTTCGCTCTCGTCGAGGAACTGGACGGGATCGCGCACCACCGGCTCGACACCGGGATCGATTACCGGAAAACCGCCTACGATCGATGGCTTGAAGACTTTGCATGGATTGCCTATCAGAAGGTGCGCGAGCTGCGGCCGGCGGTGATCCACGTCTCCTCCGGGCGCCGGGGCTTCGAAACCGCTCTGGTCGCCCTTGCCCTGCGCGAGAAGACCGGCATCCCGGTGGTCTACGAGGTCCGGTCTTTTTTCGAAACCACCTGGACCGATGAGGCAGAGGTCGAGGAGACATCAGAGGTATACCGGCGTAGGTACGGAGTCGAGACGATGTGCATGTTGGAGGCCGATGCCGTCCTAACGCTCGGTACTGCCATGCGGGAGGAGATCATGTCCCGCGGGGTCCCCGCCGAGCGTATCGACATCGTGCCCAACGGTGTTTCCCTGGCGCACTTCCACTCAGGACCACGGAATGCGGAATTGGCCGCCGGATACGGCATCAAGGGACCGACCTTCGGCTATGTCTCGAACATGGACCACCGCCGTGAAGGCCAGGAAGTGCTCATCCGGGCCGCTTCCATCCTGAAGGAGCGTGGCGTTGACGCGCAGTGCGTCCTCGTCGGCGGCGGGGGCCGGCTAGAGGGTCTCCGAAAACTCACCCAGCTCTACGACGTGGTCGATCGCGTGCTGTTCACCGGACCGGTGGACCATATGGACATCGCCGATCACTACGGTCTCATTGACGTCTTCGTGGTGCCCCGCATCCACGAGCGCGCCGCCGAGTACGTTACTCCGCTCAAGCCCTTCGAAGCCATGGCCATGGAGCGACCCGTCGTCGTCAGCGACCTGCCCGCGCTCATCGAGATCGTCGATGCCCCGCACCGGGGTAGGGTCTTCAAGGCTGCAGATGCGGCGGCTTTGGCCACCGTGATTCAGGGGTTGCTCTCGGACCAAGCTGAACGCCAGCAACTCGGCGCCGCGGGCCGGGCGTGGATCGAGGCTGAACGCCAGTGGAGCCACAACGGACAGCGATATCGGACAGTCTATGAGCGGGTAGTCCGACGTACCGCCGAAGACCGCGGGGACAAAGGCAACGAGCCCGGCGACCAGACCGCCGCCATTAGCATGGGAGCATAG
- a CDS encoding glycosyltransferase family 4 protein, whose protein sequence is MELQFKGILRDEGSPVHEAVAAARFYTVRDNDEPWIYGYGPVVRGNPYQSLTYRAFGDHGLALVPVTDPWDFGSLIHLRGQARGIIYHLHWLSFVHQGAASPRKAAELTNRFMAEVRAFRAAGGKVIWTVHNMVSHEARFLEEELRLQQAVANEVDLIHVMSEDTPELVRETLQLPLDKVFHVSHPSYLGAYEDYLPADHARLMLGIEPDETVYVALGAIKAYKGVERLLQAFNLLLDRSDRPRRLIIAGAADNDPRSLELRRQLRMHPYVLLHDRRVAADHVQRLLRAADLMVLPHERALNSGGALLGPSFGLPVVASSVGVLPRILPPEFTEFFPGDSPKDVSDALERADRLVTVEARIAARSFAEELHSDVVSAQLAQAVRDRLGLDHHEPV, encoded by the coding sequence GTGGAGCTGCAATTCAAGGGAATACTCCGTGATGAGGGATCGCCCGTCCACGAAGCCGTTGCCGCGGCGCGGTTTTACACCGTCCGCGACAACGACGAGCCATGGATCTACGGCTACGGGCCGGTGGTTCGGGGGAACCCCTACCAGTCGCTGACCTACCGAGCCTTTGGCGATCACGGTCTGGCACTCGTCCCGGTGACCGATCCATGGGACTTCGGCTCACTTATTCACCTTCGCGGCCAGGCCCGCGGAATCATCTATCACCTTCACTGGCTGTCCTTCGTACATCAGGGCGCCGCATCACCGCGCAAGGCAGCCGAGCTGACCAATCGCTTCATGGCCGAGGTCCGAGCCTTCCGTGCCGCAGGCGGAAAGGTGATCTGGACCGTGCACAACATGGTGAGCCATGAGGCGCGGTTCCTGGAAGAGGAGCTTCGGCTGCAACAGGCCGTCGCGAATGAGGTCGACCTCATCCACGTCATGAGCGAAGACACGCCCGAACTTGTCCGTGAAACCCTTCAATTACCGCTGGACAAGGTCTTTCACGTCTCGCACCCTTCCTACCTTGGTGCCTATGAGGACTACCTGCCGGCCGACCACGCGAGACTCATGCTGGGGATCGAACCGGACGAGACTGTATATGTGGCCCTTGGTGCGATCAAGGCCTACAAGGGCGTCGAGCGACTCCTCCAGGCCTTTAACTTGCTTCTGGACCGTTCGGACCGACCCCGGCGGCTCATCATCGCCGGCGCGGCGGACAACGACCCAAGGTCCCTTGAACTCCGTCGGCAGCTTCGTATGCACCCTTATGTCCTCCTCCATGACCGGCGCGTAGCGGCAGACCACGTCCAGCGTCTCCTGCGCGCTGCTGACCTGATGGTATTGCCCCATGAACGGGCCCTGAACTCGGGAGGCGCCCTTCTGGGACCCTCCTTCGGCCTCCCGGTTGTCGCCAGCAGCGTCGGAGTCCTGCCGCGAATACTGCCTCCGGAGTTTACGGAATTCTTCCCAGGGGACAGCCCGAAGGACGTTTCCGACGCCCTGGAACGCGCGGACCGGCTCGTTACCGTCGAGGCCCGTATCGCCGCCCGTTCGTTCGCCGAAGAACTCCACAGCGACGTCGTGTCAGCACAACTGGCGCAAGCAGTGCGGGATCGGCTTGGCCTTGACCACCACGAACCGGTCTGA
- a CDS encoding polysaccharide pyruvyl transferase family protein, whose amino-acid sequence MTTTNRSDVARRLRNVPWDGSTRHRPKVGLIGFFGWGNYGDELFLQLWRRELSPYFDVAPVHELLIPPYVVEDSETVAARHDAFVIGGGDLVIPNGVSGLYWKPEWLTRKVYIVGVGVATWGHRHLPEVIEEMAAFFRHPNIQYISARDEPSAEWIRTHLRPLVPVLVHPDLVFCLDLPPARATSSPNGKRRLGISVRQGLYNRNNDYAALDRFVADARQEGYAISLIELASGRQRRRDARAVQQLPFTPDEVIGGSDLDTVSAAIGGLDALVSMKYHGLVVALRYGVPALALTPNAKNVNLMNSIDRMDLVGDMEGDMDLSLKLGRLRVPVARGRVDALGHEARTALDALVRQMRIQLDPIRLAPRSVRESRQFLREVLPDAVRLARSRRRREKVSVEADRVNEGSDENAVRESSVDHRNS is encoded by the coding sequence TTGACCACCACGAACCGGTCTGACGTGGCCCGACGCCTTCGCAACGTACCTTGGGATGGGTCCACGAGGCATCGCCCAAAGGTCGGCCTCATCGGGTTCTTCGGGTGGGGAAACTACGGAGACGAGCTGTTCCTGCAATTATGGCGCCGCGAGCTGTCCCCGTATTTCGACGTCGCTCCGGTTCACGAACTCCTCATACCGCCCTATGTGGTGGAGGACAGCGAGACGGTGGCCGCACGTCATGACGCCTTCGTCATCGGCGGCGGCGACCTCGTGATTCCCAATGGCGTGTCCGGCCTCTACTGGAAGCCAGAATGGCTCACCCGAAAGGTCTACATCGTCGGAGTGGGTGTTGCCACGTGGGGCCACCGGCACCTGCCCGAGGTCATTGAGGAGATGGCGGCCTTCTTTCGTCACCCGAACATCCAGTACATCAGTGCCCGCGATGAGCCCTCTGCCGAGTGGATTCGCACCCATCTCCGACCGTTGGTTCCCGTACTGGTGCATCCAGATCTCGTCTTCTGCCTCGATTTGCCTCCAGCCAGGGCGACGTCGTCACCAAACGGGAAGCGGCGGCTGGGCATCAGCGTGAGGCAAGGGCTGTACAACCGGAACAATGACTACGCAGCCCTGGACCGTTTCGTGGCAGACGCCCGGCAGGAGGGCTATGCGATCAGCCTGATCGAGCTGGCCAGCGGCCGCCAGCGACGCCGCGATGCCCGCGCCGTCCAGCAGCTGCCGTTCACTCCCGACGAGGTGATCGGTGGCTCCGATCTGGACACGGTTTCGGCCGCCATCGGCGGCCTCGACGCTCTGGTCAGCATGAAGTACCACGGACTGGTGGTGGCTCTCCGGTATGGCGTACCGGCCCTGGCACTGACCCCGAACGCCAAAAACGTCAATCTGATGAATTCCATTGATCGGATGGACCTCGTGGGTGACATGGAAGGCGACATGGACCTGAGCCTGAAACTGGGCCGTCTGCGGGTACCAGTGGCCCGGGGGCGGGTCGACGCCCTAGGTCACGAGGCCCGGACGGCGTTGGATGCGCTCGTGCGCCAAATGCGGATCCAGCTGGATCCGATCCGGCTGGCGCCCCGGAGCGTACGCGAGTCCCGGCAATTTCTGCGTGAGGTCCTTCCCGACGCCGTCCGGTTGGCCCGCTCCCGGCGGCGCCGCGAGAAAGTCAGCGTGGAAGCCGACCGGGTCAATGAAGGGTCCGACGAGAATGCCGTGAGAGAATCATCGGTGGACCATCGCAATTCATGA